The nucleotide sequence TGCGCCGCAACGGCCAGTACGGGATGAACGCCTACTCCGGCGGCACGCCGATCACCGCCCTCGTCGTCGAGGGCAACGAGATCGCCGGCAACAACACCGGCGACTGGGAAGCGAAGATCGACGGCTGCGGCTGCAGCGGCGGGGTCAAGTTCTGGGATGTCGACGGCGCCGACGTGCGCGGCAACTGGGTGCACGACAACCACGGCACCGGGCTGTGGGCCGACACGAACAACAACGACTTCCTCATCGAGGGCAACCTCATCGAGAACAACGACAGCGCCGCGCTGATCTACGAGATCAGCTACAACGCCGTCATCCGGGACAACACGATCCGCAAGAACAACTGGGCCGACGGCCGCCGGTACGCCGACAAGAGCGACAACTTCCCGACGTCGGCGGTCTACATCTCCGAGTCCGGTGGCGAGCCGCGGATCAAGGCCCGCACCGCGAAGATCGAGATCTCCCGCAACTACCTGGAGAACAACTGGTCCGGGATCACGCTGTGGGAGAACGCCGACCGGTTCTGCAACAGCCCGGCCAACACCTCCTCGGGCGACTGCACCCGGCTGGTGCCGTCCGTCAAGCAGTGCGCGGCCCCGGCGATCACCAGCGGCGCACTCCTGGCCGACTGCCGCTGGAAGACCCAGCACGTCGACATCCACGACAACAAGTTCGTCCTCGACCCGGCGGTCGTGGGCTGCCAGGCCTCCTGCGGCCGGATGGGCCTGCTGTCGAACTTCGGCAGCTACCCGGACTGGTCGCCGTACCGCGGCGACGCCGTCCAGGAATCGATCACCTACAAGCAGGACAACCGCTGGCACGACAACAGCTACGCCGGCCCGTGGACCTTCATCGCGTACTCGGCCGACCGCGTCATCGAGATCGGCGAGTGGGAAGGTGCGCCGTACTCGCAGGACAGCGGGAGCACCTTCACCGCGCAGGGCGGGGGCTGACATGACAGCGCAGACCGGGCCGACCGGGCAGACAGCGCAGACAGGATTGGCCGGCCTTCGCGGCGACGCTGCGCCCGAACCCGCCTCCTCGACGCCGAAGTGGGCGGGCGTGGCGTGGGCGCTGCTCATCCTCAACACGCTCGGCTCGACCGGCGCGAAGACGGTCCTCCCGCTGCCGCGGTCGGTCAGCCAGCTGGTCACCATGGGCTCGCTGATGACGGCGTTCGTGATCGCGCTGGCGCTGAACAAGCACCTGCGGATCCGCCCGAGCGCGTACCTGCTGCTGCTGACGGCGCTGCTGGGGACGAGCATCCTCTCCAGCGCCGACCTGCAAGAGGGTCTCGGCGCGTTGTTCCGCTGCTTCCGGCTCACGATGTTCGTCTCCACGCTTTGGCTGCTGACCCGCTGGTGGGACGGCGGGTTCGCGTTCGTCCGGTACCACATCCGCACGTACGCGGTCGTGCTCGCATCGGTGGCGGTCGGCCTGGTGATCTCGCCCGGCAAAGCGATGCCGGAGGAGTACGGCGGCCGGCTCTCGGGCGCGATCTGGCCGCTGACCCCGCCGCAGATCGGCCAGTACGCGGCCGTCATCGCCGGGCTCACGCTCCTCCTCTGGTTCGGGCGCCGCACGACCTGGCGCAGCGCGCTGGTGATCGTCGTGCCGGTGCTGGGGTTGCTGATGCTTACCCACACCCGCACGGCGACGCTCGGCCTCGTCGCCGGCCTCGCGGTGGCCTTCCTGTCGATGATGCTGACCAGCGCCCGCGCCCGGAAGGTGTTCGCGTGGACGGTCGGTGTCGGCGGGGTCGCCGGCGTGGTGCTCGCGGGTGCGTTGCAGACGTGGTTCCTCCGCGGCCAGAGCGCGGACAACTTCTCCAGCCTGACCGGCCGCGCGAAGGTGTGGGACGCCCTGCTGGAGGCCCCGCGGTCGACGGCGGACTACATCTTCGGGGTCGGGCTGACCGACAAGTCCTACGACGGCCTCCCGATCGACAACAGCTGGCTCGCGATCTACCACGAGCAGGGGTTCGTCGGGATCGCGCTGGTGGCGGCATTCCTCCTCACGCTGGTCGTGGTGGCTGTGCTGCGGCCACCGTCATTGGCTCGTGCGTGCGCGATCTTCCTGATCACCTATTGCATATCGGCCTCCTACACCGAAGCGGGGCTCGGCGACGCGTCGCCGTACCTGCTGCACTTGGCGGTCGCCGCGTCGCTGCTGGTCCGCGGGGTGCCGCAGTCCGACGAACAGGCATTCATCCCGACGAAGGGGGCAGACGTGCGAGGTGCAGGCGCGTGAAGGTGCTCGTGGTGCACAACCGGTACCGGTCCGAGCAGCCGAGCGGCGAGAACAACGTGGTCGACGCCGAGGT is from Amycolatopsis mediterranei and encodes:
- a CDS encoding membrane protein translates to MAWALLILNTLGSTGAKTVLPLPRSVSQLVTMGSLMTAFVIALALNKHLRIRPSAYLLLLTALLGTSILSSADLQEGLGALFRCFRLTMFVSTLWLLTRWWDGGFAFVRYHIRTYAVVLASVAVGLVISPGKAMPEEYGGRLSGAIWPLTPPQIGQYAAVIAGLTLLLWFGRRTTWRSALVIVVPVLGLLMLTHTRTATLGLVAGLAVAFLSMMLTSARARKVFAWTVGVGGVAGVVLAGALQTWFLRGQSADNFSSLTGRAKVWDALLEAPRSTADYIFGVGLTDKSYDGLPIDNSWLAIYHEQGFVGIALVAAFLLTLVVVAVLRPPSLARACAIFLITYCISASYTEAGLGDASPYLLHLAVAASLLVRGVPQSDEQAFIPTKGADVRGAGA
- a CDS encoding right-handed parallel beta-helix repeat-containing protein yields the protein MTARRFRLGRAAPLLGVLLTVAACSGGPDTDGGPAQATAAPSGSVAAVCDKQPAGPAAAPAGAVVVDPAVPGDLAAKTRSAGSGTTFWLKAGKHILGDDKYDQVSPKDGDVYIGAPGAVVDGRKINQYAFTGHAVDVKITYVTVQGFAAPHDEGVVNHDSGDGWVIEHSTIQDNDGAGLMAGARQQVRGNCLRRNGQYGMNAYSGGTPITALVVEGNEIAGNNTGDWEAKIDGCGCSGGVKFWDVDGADVRGNWVHDNHGTGLWADTNNNDFLIEGNLIENNDSAALIYEISYNAVIRDNTIRKNNWADGRRYADKSDNFPTSAVYISESGGEPRIKARTAKIEISRNYLENNWSGITLWENADRFCNSPANTSSGDCTRLVPSVKQCAAPAITSGALLADCRWKTQHVDIHDNKFVLDPAVVGCQASCGRMGLLSNFGSYPDWSPYRGDAVQESITYKQDNRWHDNSYAGPWTFIAYSADRVIEIGEWEGAPYSQDSGSTFTAQGGG